AAAAACACGTTGTAATAAAACCTAATAATACAAGTGATCACTATGTTATAAATACAAAATCAGAAAACAAGAAAACATCACCTGTAGAATTATTTGATGACGGAAAACTTACATACTTTAAATTTTCAAATAACAATCAAATTATTCCTCAAGTTTATATATATAATCATCTTAATAAAAAAATACCTTGCAAAATGTTATTACTACAAGATTATGTAATAATAGAGGGTGTACATAAGAACCTATATCTAGAATATAAGAGTGAATCTGTGAAAATCACTAATAAAAAACTATAATAAAACTTACCATGGTACACTATGTCAGAAGAGCATCAAAACAACCAATACACAGAAATTGAAGATAGTGTAAATGTTGTTGGAGTAAATAGAGGAAAAAAATTCATTACAATAGGAGTAATGATAGTTGGACTAGGGTTTGCTTATTATTATTTCTTTACAAACAAAAAATCCGATGACAATCTTAATAAACCACAAGTAATAGAAGAAGCAGACATAGAAAAATTACTAAAAGAATCTGTACCACCAACTCAAGAAGTATCTCCACCTATAAATATTCCACCTCAATTACCAGAGTTACCACCCTTAGTATCACCATCTTTACCATCTATTCCAACAGTTGAAAAACCTAAAACATTAGAGGTACCAAAAACAAAACCAAAGCAATCTGTTGAGACTAAACCTTCTAAGCCTTTACCAAAAATACCTTTACCTACTCAAAATAAAATAGATATAGTTACCCCCCCCATTGCACATGCACCAACAGGATATGACAAAGAAAGAAGAACTACATCAATGTTAGCAATTTCAAACGGACAAAACCTTACATCTTCTACTACTGAAAGCGCAGAAGGAGAACCAAATATTAACAAGACCAATTCCGTTATTTCTTTACAATCTACATCTTCTCCTAATGTAGTTGCAACAAAAGTAAATAATTTAGAATTTACAATTTTACAAGGCAAAATAATTGATGTCGTACTAGAAACTGCTATTAATTCAGATCTACAGGGTACATTGAGAGGAATAGTAGCACGAGATGTTTATGCTGAAGCCAACAATACAGTAATGATTCCAAAAGGATCGAGATTAATAGGAACTTATTCTTTTAATGCCAGCCCTGGAAAAACTAGAGTTCAAATATCTTGGACTAGGGTTATCCTACCTAATGGTATTGACATAGCCATTGATTCTAATGGAACAGACGAGCTAGGAAGACAAGGAGCTTCAGGCACCGTCGATACAAAAATAGGAAACATATTAACTTCTACAATATTATTA
This Ehrlichia japonica DNA region includes the following protein-coding sequences:
- a CDS encoding TrbI/VirB10 family protein, with the protein product MSEEHQNNQYTEIEDSVNVVGVNRGKKFITIGVMIVGLGFAYYYFFTNKKSDDNLNKPQVIEEADIEKLLKESVPPTQEVSPPINIPPQLPELPPLVSPSLPSIPTVEKPKTLEVPKTKPKQSVETKPSKPLPKIPLPTQNKIDIVTPPIAHAPTGYDKERRTTSMLAISNGQNLTSSTTESAEGEPNINKTNSVISLQSTSSPNVVATKVNNLEFTILQGKIIDVVLETAINSDLQGTLRGIVARDVYAEANNTVMIPKGSRLIGTYSFNASPGKTRVQISWTRVILPNGIDIAIDSNGTDELGRQGASGTVDTKIGNILTSTILLAGVSIATSYATSKIPEINNNPILESDSKDKADQQDDDSTNKSKSTKTTLPVKILSQAVDDFSNSIKDIIKKYSNNNPTVYVDQGTLLKVFVNKDIIFPKSTVYGVDIVN